A region from the Arvicanthis niloticus isolate mArvNil1 chromosome 29, mArvNil1.pat.X, whole genome shotgun sequence genome encodes:
- the Ccdc8 gene encoding coiled-coil domain-containing protein 8 codes for MLQIGEDVDYLLIPREVRLAGGVWRVISKPATKEAEFRERLIQFLQEEGRTLEDVVRIIEKNTPHPPQPRKRAKEPRVRRVPQMVTPPLRLVVGTYDSSNDSDSELSDFDTSKVKGNRGSRRTRKVRKMPVSYLGSKFLGSDVESEDDQELVEAFLRRGEKKPSAPPPRRRVNLPVPMFENNLGPQPSKADRWREYVSQVSWGKLKQRVKGWAPRSGSEAGQAQQASVAAERAGEMRHGQASPDNDSSRNTGDRSNQTLGARRWKPKIKWVSLRGCMKEQVPPSAQGTGMPAEEHPEAAENQGTGAAADQRAVAAANQRAEVAANPRVETAANQRAEAVASPRAEAASSPRAEAAANPRAEAAASPRAEAAANQRAEAVASPRAEAASSPRAEATANPRAEAAANPRAEAAANQRAEAASSPRAEAAANPRAEAAASPRAEAEADQRAEATANQREEAIASPRAEAAANPRAEAAASPRVEAEADQRAEATANQREEAIASPRAEAASSPRAEAAANPRAEAAASPRAQTVASPRAEAEANQRAEATANQRADAVVSPRAEAAANLRAGVLPDQRAEAIDSQRAEGPANQRTGAIENQRVEVLADQRAGVLCDQREEAGPQALPETSADSGSRAQKQVKTVRFQTPGRFSWFRMRRRVFWHTPRLPTLPKRVPRAGEARSLRVLRDDTRAEVGHGEQEEQL; via the coding sequence ATGCTGCAGATTGGGGAGGATGTTGACTATCTGCTCATCCCCCGGGAGGTCCGCCTGGCTGGGGGCGTGTGGAGAGTCATCTCCAAGCCTGCAACTAAGGAAGCTGAGTTTCGGGAGCGGCTGATCCAGTTTCTGCAGGAGGAAGGCCGCACCCTGGAAGACGTGGTCCGTATCATCGAAAAGAACACTCCACATCCACCCCAGCCCCGCAAAAGAGCCAAGGagcccagagtgaggagagtccCGCAGATGGTCACTCCTCCACTTCGGCTGGTCGTAGGCACCTATGACAGCAGCAATGACAGCGATAGCGAGTTGAGTGACTTCGATACCTCTAAAGTCAAAGGCAACAGGGGCTCCCGGAGGACCAGGAAGGTGCGCAAAATGCCGGTCAGTTACTTGGGCAGCAAATTCCTGGGCAGCGATGTGGAGAGCGAGGATGATCAGGAGCTGGTGGAGGCCTTCCTCCGCCGTGGGGAGAAGAAGCCCAGCGCGCCCCCTCCACGGCGCCGAGTCAATCTTCCAGTGCCCATGTTTGAGAACAACCTGGGGCCCCAGCCATCCAAGGCCGACAGATGGCGGGAGTATGTCAGCCAGGTGTCCTGGGGGAAGCTGAAACAGAGGGTGAAGGGCTGGGCGCCCAGATCAGGCTCAGAGGCAGGCCAGGCCCAGCAGGCCTCCGTCGCAGCtgagagggctggagaaatgagacACGGCCAAGCCAGCCCGGACAATGATAGCTCCAGAAACACAGGAGACCGGAGCAACCAGACGCTGGGTGCCAGACGCTGGAAGCCCAAGATCAAGTGGGTTTCCTTGAGAGGATGCATGAAGGAGCAGGTGCCACCCTCGGCTCAGGGGACAGGCATGCCAGCTGAGGAGCACCCAGAGGCTGCAGAAAACCAGGGCACAGGGGCTGCAGCTGACCAGAGGGCAGTGGCTGCAGCTAACCAGAGGGCAGAGGTTGCAGCTAATCCAAGAGTAGAGACTGCAGCCAACCAGAGAGCAGAGGCTGTAGCTAGTCCAAGAGCAGAGGCTGCATCTAGTCCAAGGGCAGAGGCTGCAGCTAATCCAAGAGCAGAGGCTGCAGCTAGTCCAAGGGCAGAGGCTGCAGCCAATCAGAGAGCAGAGGCTGTAGCTAGTCCAAGAGCAGAGGCTGCATCTAGTCCAAGGGCAGAGGCTACAGCTAATCCAAGAGCAGAGGCTGCAGCTAATCCAAGGGCAGAGGCTGCAGCCAATCAGAGAGCAGAGGCTGCATCTAGTCCAAGGGCAGAGGCTGCAGCTAATCCAAGAGCAGAGGCTGCAGCTAGTCCAAGGGCAGAGGCTGAAGCTGACCAAAGGGCAGAGGCCACAGCTAATCAGAGGGAAGAGGCTATAGCTAGTCCAAGGGCAGAGGCTGCAGCTAATCCAAGAGCAGAGGCTGCAGCTAGTCCAAGGGTAGAGGCTGAAGCTGACCAAAGGGCAGAGGCCACAGCTAATCAGAGGGAAGAGGCTATAGCTAGTCCAAGAGCAGAGGCTGCATCTAGTCCAAGGGCAGAAGCTGCAGCTAATCCAAGAGCAGAGGCTGCAGCTAGTCCAAGGGCACAGACTGTAGCTAGTCCAAGGGCAGAGGCTGAAGCTAACCAAAGGGCAGAGGCCACAGCTAATCAGAGGGCAGATGCTGTAGTTAGTCCAAGGGCAGAGGCTGCAGCTAATCTCAGGGCAGGAGTCCTACCTGACCAGAGGGCAGAAGCCATAGATAGTCAGAGGGCAGAGGGCCCAGCTAACCAAAGGACTGGTGCTATAGAAAATCAGAGGGTGGAGGTCCTAGCTGACCAGAGGGCAGGGGTCCTCTGTGACCAGAGGGAGGAGGCTGGACCTCAAGCTCTACCAGAAACCTCAGCTGATTCGGGATCTAGGGCTCAGAAACAGGTAAAGACAGTGAGGTTCCAGACCCCAGGACGCTTCTCATGGTTTCGCATGCGCAGGAGAGTCTTCTGGCACACTCCCAGGTTGCCAACTCTGCCCAAGAGAGTCCCCAGGGCAGGTGAGGCTAGGAGCCTCAGGGTGCTAAGGGATGACACCAGAGCAGAAGTGGGACATGGAGAGCAAGAAGAGCAGCTGTGA